One part of the Nitrosopumilus sp. genome encodes these proteins:
- a CDS encoding phosphoadenylyl-sulfate reductase: MKQFTQEQVDELNSKINTTEKALQWVSDNLHPKVAKASSFGAEDAVVMDIMLKINPKFRFFTLDTGRLPQETYDIIDIVSKKYDISIEVLFPDTKEVEDMVKEKGMNLFYESIENRKLCCEIRKVHPMNKMLKTLDGWITGLRREQTKNRENVTMFQLDHGHGGILKINPIINWTWEQIQEYIKKNDLPYNSLLDKGYPSIGCEPCTRAVKPGEDIRAGRWWWEQGGNKECGLHIDPE; this comes from the coding sequence GTGAAACAATTCACACAAGAGCAAGTAGATGAACTAAACTCCAAAATTAACACGACTGAAAAAGCACTTCAATGGGTATCTGATAACCTTCACCCAAAAGTTGCAAAGGCATCTAGTTTTGGCGCAGAAGATGCAGTAGTAATGGACATTATGCTAAAAATTAATCCTAAATTTCGTTTCTTTACACTAGATACTGGCAGACTTCCACAAGAAACCTATGATATAATAGACATTGTCAGTAAAAAATACGATATTTCAATTGAAGTCTTGTTTCCTGATACAAAGGAAGTAGAAGATATGGTTAAAGAAAAAGGAATGAATCTATTCTATGAAAGCATAGAAAATAGAAAACTGTGTTGTGAAATTCGTAAAGTTCATCCAATGAACAAAATGCTGAAAACTTTGGATGGATGGATAACAGGATTGAGACGTGAGCAGACAAAAAATAGGGAAAATGTAACCATGTTTCAACTTGATCACGGACATGGTGGAATTCTAAAAATTAATCCAATTATTAATTGGACTTGGGAACAAATCCAAGAGTATATCAAAAAGAATGATCTCCCATACAACAGTCTTCTTGACAAAGGGTATCCAAGTATTGGCTGTGAACCGTGTACTAGGGCAGTAAAACCTGGAGAAGATATTCGTGCAGGAAGATGGTGGTGGGAGCAAGGAGGAAACAAAGAGTGTGGCCTTCATATAGACCCTGAATAG
- a CDS encoding thiamine biosynthesis protein produces MAEISYVVVFPTIFSKKKIPQLITNIKKILKIKNQQFKSVKRDDNIILVDANDPVFASSAINLLFGIEKIAIARQIKNDFQGIISEITDVGGNLLLKGERFLVKVEGTSKGFLTKDVEIAATSNIIERKQNLGAHPGTDENHDKLLYSYLTKNNAYICIFSDKGNNGIPYDVESQKTICAIYDELSAVSCFETIKQGNDVKIIICYRQKSELQNLAKIINQILPRLAQDNVELEFFELKIKPTGIKNYLIYVNSILEIMLQYPYSRISLALSPLVFSSDFIDNSLKSVFEKKKIPIIPLSGVDVNLFDDAKEIGLERNLKKLENIVTITSNEVPDFAKKEVEFALRTKKKISVKVGPNNVHDILDSFEENH; encoded by the coding sequence ATGGCTGAAATATCTTATGTGGTAGTTTTTCCGACAATTTTTTCAAAAAAGAAAATTCCGCAATTAATTACAAATATAAAAAAAATTCTTAAGATAAAAAATCAGCAATTCAAATCAGTCAAACGTGATGACAATATTATTTTAGTTGATGCAAATGATCCTGTATTTGCATCATCTGCCATAAATTTATTATTTGGAATAGAAAAAATCGCTATTGCAAGACAAATAAAAAATGATTTTCAAGGAATTATTTCAGAGATTACGGATGTAGGCGGTAATTTACTGCTTAAGGGAGAAAGATTCCTAGTTAAAGTGGAAGGAACGTCAAAAGGATTTCTAACTAAGGATGTTGAAATTGCTGCGACATCAAACATTATAGAAAGAAAACAAAATCTTGGAGCTCATCCTGGAACTGATGAAAATCATGATAAATTATTGTATTCGTATTTGACAAAAAATAATGCATATATCTGCATTTTTTCGGATAAAGGAAATAATGGGATTCCATATGATGTAGAAAGTCAGAAAACAATTTGTGCGATATATGACGAATTATCAGCTGTTTCATGTTTTGAAACAATTAAGCAAGGAAACGATGTTAAAATAATCATTTGTTATAGACAGAAATCAGAATTGCAGAATCTTGCAAAAATTATTAATCAAATTCTGCCGCGATTAGCACAAGACAATGTAGAATTGGAGTTCTTTGAATTAAAAATCAAACCAACAGGAATTAAAAATTATTTGATTTATGTTAACTCAATTCTAGAAATAATGTTACAGTATCCATACAGTCGCATATCGTTAGCTTTATCACCACTAGTTTTTTCTTCAGACTTTATTGATAATTCATTAAAATCTGTCTTTGAGAAAAAGAAAATCCCAATAATCCCACTTTCTGGAGTGGATGTAAATTTGTTTGATGACGCAAAAGAGATAGGATTAGAAAGAAATCTCAAAAAACTAGAAAATATAGTCACAATCACTTCTAATGAAGTTCCAGATTTTGCAAAAAAAGAAGTGGAATTTGCTCTCAGAACAAAGAAAAAGATTTCAGTTAAAGTAGGGCCTAACAATGTTCATGATATTTTAGATTCATTTGAAGAAAATCACTGA